The Pseudanabaena galeata CCNP1313 genome includes a region encoding these proteins:
- a CDS encoding DUF6713 family protein, whose translation MKNLLFNLGLATLSTHELDAVTQSEWHLLYILNNLPEQIAANTFVVLHVPLFTIIFGLGFNDNPKVKKWARIIFSLFLIIHAGLHKALENHPLYTFNSLISKCLIFGAGLIGLLYLMALIGERFAYPTKSETQDSVN comes from the coding sequence ATGAAAAATCTGCTTTTTAATTTAGGCTTAGCAACACTTTCCACCCATGAGTTAGATGCGGTTACTCAGTCAGAGTGGCATCTTCTCTATATTTTGAACAACCTCCCAGAACAAATTGCAGCAAACACTTTTGTAGTTCTTCACGTTCCATTATTTACGATTATTTTTGGGTTGGGATTTAACGATAATCCTAAAGTTAAGAAGTGGGCAAGAATTATCTTTAGCTTGTTTTTGATTATTCATGCAGGATTACATAAAGCCCTCGAAAATCATCCTCTATATACTTTTAACTCACTGATTTCAAAATGTTTGATTTTTGGAGCAGGATTAATTGGTTTGCTGTACTTAATGGCTCTAATTGGGGAGAGATTTGCTTACCCCACAAAATCTGAAACCCAAGACTCCGTTAATTAA
- a CDS encoding Nif11-like leader peptide family natural product precursor: MAFEQIEAFLKKMQSEPELKNEVVAASTADDVARIALKLGFEFSGDELLRMSGQKVDRVTVRKTDIPGEYN; encoded by the coding sequence ATGGCTTTTGAGCAAATCGAAGCATTTTTAAAGAAAATGCAGTCTGAACCTGAACTTAAAAACGAGGTGGTCGCAGCATCAACCGCAGATGATGTTGCACGAATAGCACTAAAGCTTGGTTTTGAATTTTCAGGTGATGAATTATTGAGAATGTCAGGTCAGAAGGTTGACAGGGTTACTGTTAGAAAAACTGATATTCCTGGAGAGTACAACTAA
- a CDS encoding AAA family ATPase — translation MSFNPKLCRNESEVESKLIVQYLLPTLGYDASKWHQEVALGSIRLDFLALTSQVFPSITDSAPKVCVVMEAKHPKHNLDSHVRRLSRYLTRLHVVYGVLTNGKDFRIYELVGDQVKLNFQCQGTEITDNIEKIKDIIGRDKLAEIKPKNASSADKSSSPPQQSVDITPPQSLQTTIAIPNPKVRIMKTIAIYHNKGGVGKTTTTINLAAAISRKGLKVLIIDLDSQANTTYAAGLMKFDTEEEDTLKDSNIYNVVFYPKSNYIPEIALKSTFTYPPVDVIPAHINLIWQEARLVDKDSSKTHLVKKLELVKDDYDVVLIDTPPSLNLYAKIALIACDYLIIPSDLKPFANEGLRNVKNFVEEIDEFRTFINKPAISILGVLPSKILTNANYIKATLPKQEKVVEERYGFPVLETRIFQREDLSRAIDNFIFEGDRQIPDPKSIFDFKPDSISAAEFEELANEVLEKVGLSA, via the coding sequence GTGAGTTTCAATCCAAAGCTTTGTCGCAATGAGAGCGAAGTCGAAAGTAAATTAATTGTCCAGTATCTTTTGCCTACACTTGGTTATGACGCTAGTAAATGGCATCAGGAAGTTGCTTTAGGGAGCATTCGCTTAGATTTTTTAGCATTGACTTCTCAGGTATTTCCGAGCATTACTGACTCTGCGCCCAAGGTTTGTGTGGTGATGGAGGCGAAACACCCGAAGCACAATCTTGACTCCCATGTGCGACGGTTGAGTCGTTATTTAACGCGCTTACATGTTGTGTATGGGGTGTTAACCAATGGTAAGGATTTTCGGATTTATGAGCTTGTGGGCGATCAGGTCAAGCTAAATTTTCAATGCCAAGGTACAGAAATTACCGACAATATCGAAAAAATCAAGGATATTATTGGCAGAGATAAATTAGCTGAAATTAAACCTAAAAATGCTAGTTCCGCCGATAAATCCAGTTCACCTCCACAGCAATCAGTTGATATCACGCCGCCACAATCTCTACAAACTACAATTGCTATTCCTAACCCAAAAGTAAGAATCATGAAAACGATCGCGATCTATCACAATAAAGGTGGTGTCGGTAAAACCACGACTACCATTAATCTCGCTGCTGCCATTAGTCGTAAGGGGTTAAAAGTTCTCATTATTGACCTCGACAGTCAGGCGAATACTACCTATGCCGCAGGTTTAATGAAGTTTGATACTGAAGAAGAAGATACGCTCAAAGATAGCAATATTTATAATGTTGTCTTCTATCCCAAATCTAACTATATTCCTGAAATCGCACTCAAGAGTACCTTTACTTATCCCCCAGTCGATGTCATTCCCGCGCATATTAATTTGATTTGGCAAGAGGCTAGATTAGTTGATAAGGATAGTTCTAAAACGCATCTAGTCAAGAAATTGGAACTGGTGAAGGATGACTATGATGTAGTTCTGATTGATACGCCGCCATCTCTAAATCTCTATGCCAAAATTGCACTAATCGCCTGTGATTATTTGATCATTCCCTCCGACCTCAAACCTTTTGCTAATGAAGGTTTACGCAATGTCAAAAACTTTGTTGAGGAAATTGATGAGTTTCGTACTTTCATCAATAAACCTGCGATCTCGATTTTAGGTGTATTACCTTCCAAAATCTTGACCAATGCTAATTACATTAAAGCAACTTTGCCTAAACAAGAAAAAGTTGTCGAAGAGCGTTATGGATTCCCTGTGTTGGAAACCAGAATTTTTCAGCGTGAAGACTTATCAAGGGCTATTGATAATTTTATATTTGAAGGCGATCGCCAAATTCCTGATCCTAAGTCAATTTTTGACTTTAAGCCCGACTCGATATCTGCTGCCGAGTTTGAAGAGTTAGCTAATGAAGTTCTTGAAAAAGTAGGATTAAGTGCATGA
- a CDS encoding type III pantothenate kinase: protein MNNNSNNHLAIAIGNTRIKAVIFGSDRQILEEYAYTYDQLPILEAKLANRYFANIAIASVVPELITIWHDLPQTKIIKTADVPLRGLYATMGCDRALAAYGAGEIYDYPVLVIDAGTAITITGINVNKAFVGGAIVAGLRSHFSILHQNTAALPDLNIPEALPTRWGTDTPSSIQGGIAHILLAGLQAYIDDWRSRFPDSKVIITGGDGEHLVKWGLQVDIIDKYLIFWGLWHCCEFQSKALSQ, encoded by the coding sequence ATGAATAATAATTCAAATAATCATTTAGCGATCGCCATAGGCAACACCAGAATTAAGGCAGTTATTTTTGGTAGCGATCGCCAAATTCTTGAGGAATATGCCTATACCTATGACCAATTACCAATCTTAGAAGCAAAACTTGCGAATCGATATTTTGCAAATATAGCGATCGCCTCAGTTGTCCCTGAGCTAATCACTATCTGGCATGATTTACCACAAACCAAAATTATTAAAACTGCTGATGTGCCTTTGCGTGGTTTGTACGCAACAATGGGATGCGATCGGGCTTTGGCAGCGTATGGTGCAGGGGAGATTTATGACTATCCTGTCTTAGTGATTGATGCGGGGACAGCGATTACTATAACGGGAATTAATGTGAATAAAGCTTTTGTCGGTGGGGCAATTGTGGCTGGCTTGCGATCGCATTTTTCTATTTTGCATCAAAATACGGCGGCGCTACCCGATCTCAATATTCCTGAAGCCTTACCAACTCGATGGGGGACAGATACTCCTAGCTCAATTCAAGGGGGAATTGCTCACATCTTATTAGCAGGTTTGCAAGCTTATATCGATGATTGGCGATCGCGATTTCCCGATAGCAAGGTGATAATTACTGGGGGAGATGGCGAACATTTAGTGAAATGGGGACTACAAGTAGATATAATTGATAAGTATCTAATTTTTTGGGGATTATGGCACTGCTGTGAGTTTCAATCCAAAGCTTTGTCGCAATGA
- a CDS encoding DUF29 domain-containing protein, with translation MTQAITRKSLNASLYETDFLLWTEETVAKLKARDFDHVDLENLIEEIESLGKSDKKEIRSRLTTLIAHLLKRIYVNMPQEFNGWERTIRNQRTDLELALMDSPSLKTIWNDAFDVAFRLALRDVRDEYEKKGYQIPEQWQFSRDIEAMLSVKFWDE, from the coding sequence ATGACACAGGCGATAACTCGTAAATCTCTCAATGCCTCTCTATATGAAACAGACTTTTTGCTATGGACTGAAGAAACTGTAGCCAAGCTCAAGGCTAGGGATTTTGACCATGTAGACTTGGAAAACTTGATAGAGGAGATCGAGAGCTTGGGTAAATCAGATAAAAAAGAAATAAGAAGTCGCCTCACAACCTTGATTGCCCATTTGCTTAAGCGCATATATGTCAATATGCCTCAAGAGTTTAATGGTTGGGAACGGACGATTAGAAATCAAAGAACTGATCTTGAGTTGGCGCTGATGGATTCTCCCAGCTTAAAAACTATATGGAATGATGCTTTTGATGTTGCTTTTCGGCTTGCATTGCGAGATGTTAGGGATGAATATGAGAAAAAAGGCTATCAAATTCCTGAGCAATGGCAGTTTAGCCGCGACATTGAAGCCATGTTGAGCGTTAAGTTTTGGGATGAATAA
- a CDS encoding RDD family protein encodes MPSSRIKQLQQAITMDFEPAYSRYPLATVNQRLGALIVDFLSCWFISELTVSILSIDPANPLHLFIFISTWFVFRVFISARAQGQSFGRWLISIRVIDAEYGKTAGLGAFMKREIFVFICSIFLIKTITTTLIVFAWIPFVADAAFAIVDNEKRQAFHDRISGTISIQTRKGFAIDEKLGKLFNRAGQQATKLYQSRQERDLYEDEYSAPRPKPKRRPRTKSRPPQDFNFDRESNFDRSYQDDPYAEPLDPPKNSYKGDVDGFDNWDKDDYRDDFGDRSDSYQEPYQDEPPIKRSARRPRRR; translated from the coding sequence GTGCCTTCATCACGAATCAAGCAATTACAACAAGCAATTACAATGGACTTCGAGCCAGCTTATAGCCGCTATCCCCTTGCTACGGTCAATCAACGCCTCGGAGCGCTCATCGTAGACTTTTTAAGTTGTTGGTTTATTTCCGAATTAACCGTATCGATCCTATCGATTGACCCTGCTAATCCCCTGCATCTGTTTATCTTCATATCGACATGGTTTGTCTTTCGCGTATTTATCTCCGCACGCGCACAGGGGCAGAGCTTTGGCAGATGGCTGATCAGCATTCGGGTGATTGATGCGGAATATGGCAAAACGGCTGGATTAGGTGCATTTATGAAGCGGGAGATATTTGTATTTATCTGCTCCATTTTTCTGATTAAAACCATCACCACGACCCTGATCGTCTTTGCATGGATTCCCTTTGTTGCCGATGCTGCCTTTGCGATCGTTGATAACGAAAAGCGCCAAGCCTTCCACGATCGCATTAGCGGCACAATTTCTATTCAAACCCGCAAAGGCTTTGCGATCGATGAAAAGTTAGGCAAACTTTTTAATCGAGCAGGTCAGCAAGCAACTAAGCTCTATCAAAGTCGTCAAGAGCGTGATTTATATGAAGATGAATATAGCGCCCCTCGTCCCAAACCTAAGCGCCGACCCCGTACAAAATCACGCCCACCCCAAGACTTTAATTTTGATCGAGAAAGTAATTTTGATCGCTCCTATCAAGACGATCCCTATGCTGAGCCTTTAGATCCGCCCAAAAATTCTTATAAAGGTGATGTTGATGGTTTTGATAATTGGGATAAAGATGATTACCGTGATGATTTTGGCGATCGCTCAGATTCATATCAAGAGCCATATCAAGACGAACCACCAATTAAGCGATCGGCTCGTCGTCCTAGACGTAGATAG